The DNA sequence aaatattattacttcttaatttctattagaacctattttattcatctagttgcttgaggacaagcaacagtttaagtttggtgttgtgatgagaggatattttatacgctttttgggggtaatttcatgtagattttagcatgtttcagttagtttttagtagaataatattagtttttaggcaaaaaccatatttctggactttactatgagtgtgtgtatttttctgtgatttcaggtattttctggctgaaattgagggagttgagcaaaaatctgagttaggctgaaaaaggactgctgatgctgtcggatcctgacctccctgcacttgaaatggattttctggagctacaggagtccaattggcgcgctctcaacggcgttggaaagtagacatccagggctttccagcaatatataatagtccatactttgcacgaagatagacgacgtaacttggcgttgaacgccaagttcatgctgttgtctggagttaaacgccagaaaaacgtcatgatccggagttgaacgcccaaaacacgtcataaccttgagtttaacgccaagaaaggcctctactcgtggatagctttagtctcagccccagcacacaccaagtgggccccagaagtggatttctgcaccaaatatcttagtttattcattttttgtaaacataggttactagtttactataaaaacaacttttagagatttatcttgtacctcatgacattttcagatttgaattacatactttgtgacggcatgagtctctaaactccattgttgggggtgaggagctctgcagcgtctcgatgaattaatgcaattgtttctatttcactcaaacgtgtgtatggtccgatctaagatgtttattcgcgcttaattgtgaaagaggtgatgattcgtgacactcatcatctctctcaatctatgaacgtgtgtctgacaaacacctccgttctacatcagactgaatgaacttctcttagattccccaacagaatcttcgcggtataagccggattgatggcggcattcatgagaatccggaaagtctaaaccttgtctgtggtattccgagtaggattctgggattgaatgactgtgacgagcttcaaactcctgaaggctgggcgttagtgacagacgcaaaagactcaatggattctattccaacctgattgagaaccgacagatgattagccgtgctgtgacagagcataggaacgttttcactgagaggatgggaagtagccactgacaatggtgacgccctacatgcagtttgccgtagacgtgctttacaaacaattgagttaaatattacattgcaggaattcagaggacaaagcatctccaaaactccaacatattccccattactgcacaacaagtaacgctattattctctattattttaacttacaatttttaatactttgacttcttacaattaaatccaaatcaccttattgacttcctgactaagatcaataaaataaacattgattgcttcataccaataatctccgtgggatcgacccttactcacgtaaggtattacttggacgacccagtgcacttgctggttagttgtgcgaatcacaaattcgtgcaccagccatCACTGTCGGCAACGAGTACCTCACCACCACCGTCGACACGAGTATGGCGGCGCCGGCTCTAACTGAGCGTTTGAGTGGCTGCGCAAAGTGAGGATCGTCAATGGGGTCCATAGAGGCGCACTTGCGTTTGAGGGTGGAGTTCCAGTGGTTCTTAATGGCATTGTCAGTTCTGCCGAAAAGGAGTCGGGCTATGGTTGTTGCCGAACCGagcgtgagagagagagagagagagagagagagagagagagagagagagagatgagggagAGGAGATGATAGTGGTAGTGGTAGAGAGAatggtagtttaggaattttatttaattttttagggtttgaataattttgcttgtaaaaatcattttttacgggtacaaatggtaattttcattttctatgagtagatatgtcagcgttttcaatttttatgggtAGAAATTGTAGTTTACTCTATCTTTTAAGGGCACATACCACCATTTTACACTAGATAATAAAACAAAGGAATGTAAATATAGTATCATTTTTAGCATATCCCAATATTATGTCAAATTATAGAAAATAAACATCTTTCGAATTAAATTGCTTGGATGAACAAAGAATACGAAGACATTGATTTAAACAAAATTCAAAGTACTTCTCTCTCAGGTTATAATAAAACAATTAgtgtaattaaataataaaaactccTTAAAAATGAAAGCAAATCCTGTTCTTTAAAGGACAAGTATTCAATCTCTTAGCCAATTATATTGTAAGAATACAATCCCGTGCTCAATTGGAACATATATACATGTtcattattcaacatttttattcattttatataCTATCATCAATTATTATTGCACATATGACAAAATCTTACATTAATCAGCTAAGTTGGTTTTACagagtattttaattattatatcctACAAAAATTCAATTTTGTTGTTAAATTATTCAACAACTAATTATACATGCAATAACTATTTGGGTGAGTCCTCTTCTTTATTCAGTCATGTgaggttttttttttgggtttagtAAAAAGGACCATACTAAATTATTGATCTAGTTTAAACAACATTATTAATAAACCAACACTTGAGTCTAACATTTGTTTCAGAAAAAACATGCATCTccatattaaaaaaatgatagtATACAGGCCCATCTGGATGTAGCCAAATCAACCCAACTGTGTTCCAACATGACCAGCCCAACCCGAAATACCTTCTGTCTCTCTTTCGTCAGTCTCTCACCCACCATCTCCACATTGCTTCAATCTTTCGTTGTTGATCATCTCCGCCAATGCCATACATCTACCCAAAAAACACTCCTTGTTATCAAACCGCGATCGAATCTCATTCCGGCGATGACACTAACGTCTCGTCATCCTCCGAACGAATGAGTCGCGGCAGATGCGCCATTCAAAGAGTAGGCAACTTTGCACTGTGATTCCGCGGGAAAAACTTCTTGCAACTCGATTGATGGTCAGTGACGGAAACATAAATATCAAAGCGTTTCTTGTATGCGTCAAACGATGTCCACGACACATCTCCTTTCTTCCCCGCCCAACTCCATTGTCTCTGATTAAACGTAATGCAGAATCATtaactgaaattaatttcttcttaacACATCATAAACTAATTCTACATAAACCCAGATAGTTTTTGGATCTAACAaaaataaccaataacaaaataaattttgtaaaatagCCCCTCTGCCACAAAAACAACAAAAGGCATTCACTAACCAATCAAAGGAGAGAAGCGACAGAATGATTTCTACTgttggattaaaaaaaaaagatccgACGACCATCATCACCAAACGCACTGGTCAGCCTAAGATAAATGCTATGCGCACTGGTTAGTCAAACATTTTCGACACATGGAATCCGTACCTAAAAATGATGGAGAAATGTTAGaaagtataatttaaaaattttaaataattttttaaattttgattaattttatcaattaaaatcTATTATTCATAgaaataacattaattttattttttcgtgaatcagttttttttttttttttttttgaagtttgaTATTAAAAATCGAGGGATTGATttggataattaaaaaaaaaaagtattagacACTAGTTTGTGGACAATTTACGTATTTAGGGATAGGTATCACTCGAAAACTTTAATAATCCTTTCCTTCTCATCCTTCGTTTCGTCAAGCTTTCCGTTCGTCCGGATGGTCACCGCCGCTTTCTCTCTCCGTTTGTGAAAGGCGAGTTCGAGGCTGACTTTGACTGGGTTCGCCACAcctctttttgttctctctttctTGGTCTCTATCCGCTCTATCTTGTTTGTTATCTCTCAGTCCGTTCGATCTCCTTGCCTCGTGGTTCGCCCTCCTTGCCGCGTCGTTTACACGTCAGGTAGCAAtatgtttgttgattgttgattgcTGATTATTGATTATGATTCTGAATTTCTGATGTTGTTTGTTACCAATTCTGGTTCTGAATTTGCCTCTAAATTCGTTGGATAGAATTCGCGTGCTGCTTAATTTGTCTCTAGATTTGTTATAGACTGAGAGTTAGATATACATCAGCAGtagtatttcttttatttttaaatgttacTGTAACAGGTGAATTGTAAAACTCCGTTTCTTTTCAGCTTCAGCCATGGGAGACTACAGCAATGATCCTCTCATGCGCAACCAAAACGCCGCCGTTCAGGCCCGCACCAAAGCCCAGAACCGCGCCAACGTCCTTCAGCTCAAGCTGGTAAACTCTTCCATCAATATTTACCTTGCCCTATTTTTCTATGTTGAAGACCTTTTTAGAGATAATGAAATTCGTTTTCCCAATGCCCTAGCTTTCTACACGTGACTGAGTCTGGATATGATTTCTTGGTTACGGAATTTTTTTGTAccatttttaagttttaattatttctttattGCGCAGATTGGACAGAGCCACCCAACTGGTCTCACAGCGAATCTATTGAAGCTTTTTGAGCCTAGGCCTCCTTTAGAGTATAAGCCTCCTCCGGAGAAAAGAAAATGTCCACCATTAACTGGTGCTTAATCTTTCTTTGGTGGCATTTTTTGATATTTGTGTGTTAGTTGTTTATTctactttattttacttttttttccccTCAAGGAATGGCGCAATTTGTGAGCAAGTTCGCAGAACCTGGCGATCCGGAATATGCTCCACCTAAACCAGTAGTCGAGACTCCTGTAATGTTCTGTTCTATTTAACTAATGAATTCTGATCAATATTATTGTGTTGTACATAATTTCATGTTCTTGGGTGGATGTTGCACATGGTATGTTGATGGACGGTTTTATGCAATGAGTTTTTGTTGAATTTTCTATTATTACTGGTGTATCTGAAGGTGTATTCTGTTTTATGTTAGTTTGCCTTACCAAGAAGTGTTGTTTAATGTTTGAGACAATATCTTGCTATTATTTTGTAACTAATCTGTATCTTGAGTCTTCTTTTATCAATTAATCCACTGTCAGGTCATGGTTGCCAAGTTCTGTAATATTTTGGGTTTGCTTTgcattttgcaagactttgaaaTATGTTTGTTAGATATATGGTCAGTCATATGTCTTTACCTAACAACTGAAGCTTTTGGACAAGAGTTTCATGAATCataacatggtattagagctTTTATGTTCAAAGGTCTAGAGTTGGATCATTGATACCCCTAAAGGTAGAATTTTAGCATAAGACTAAAATAAACCTATGCTAATTCACGCTTTAAGCCCAAAAGTGGCTTTAGTGTGACTGGGCATGTTAGATATATATCTATTTATGTGTCTTTGCCTAATATCTTAAGCTTTTGTGATAGAAGATTTCATGAGTTGTGACAATGATATTTAAATTTGACCTTCCTCAGCTTTGTCCTCTTTCAGTTGTAGCACTTGGTTTCTTGCATGATGATCTGAAACAGCATTTGCTTGCATCTTAAATGTTGTTAGGAACATAAATTAGCAAAGCTTGAATACTGCTAGAGCTTAATCGTAAAAACCAATATATATATGAACAACTGACTGATCCTTATTATAATGTTTAGTGATTTGGCATGTTATAAAGGATACCTATTGAATAtccgttgttttttttttttgtagaccTTGAATGCCCAATTTGGAGATTCAAGTCATAGAATACTTTAAATGTCATTATGTATATTTTCCAGAGCATAATGTGTGATTGGTACTTGATTCATTTTGATGACTCAGGCACAAAGAAGAGCAAGGATACACAAGCTAAGATTAGAGAAGGGAGCAGCAAAGGCTGCTGAGGAGCTAGAGAAATGTGATGATTCATATACTAATACTATCTTGACTATGTTAATATTGCTGATTTGTATTCTTTGAACACCGTTCTTATATCTGCTTCTCTGCAGATGATCCACACAGCGATCCAAATGTATCAGGAGATCCATACAAAACTTTGTTTGTGGCCAGACTTGTAAGTTATATTTTCCAATGTAGTGTCCTTATGGAAATTTTACGTAGCCATAGCTTGCCATATCTCACTAGCTCTCTCTTCTAACAGAGTTATGAGACCACTGAGAGCAGAATCAAAAGGGAGTTTGAGTCATATGGTGCAATCAAACGGGTAGGTATTTTTCAGTATCCCCAAAGGGATTCGGTAAGAGTGGCATAGATTTTGGGTTctctattttcctttttttattgttttatgtcttctatttgacaattatatatgttATGAACCTTGAAAAAAGTAATTTCAGATTCACAATTTCTATATGTgagtatatattattaaatacaaaaattctTAATTAACTTTGAGTAAGTTATCTTTTCATAactgttttctctttcttctgaATGGCTAATTCTTACAATTAAAGTTGTCTTGTGAGTTGTGACTATTTATCTTGTAATGAATTTAATCAGCTATACATAATTTTTAGCCCATTCTGTCCATGTCCAAATTTCAAGCCTTCAGTTGTGTAAATATGAATCTACCTGACTTAATTTGTAATCGCTGAGGTAGGTTGTATGGTAACAACATTTGGTGGCACCACCAAATTTTTGTTGATTccctgtattttttattttggttggTTTCTTTAGTTCTTTTAATATATGTGGATAGGATATCTTCTTAGTTCCTGAGGCTTGGGGGTATATAGAAATTACTTTAGCAGCAACTTAGTATCTTGCCACACATCCTTGGTAAGGGTTGATTATTGGTTTCTGCAAATGGTAAACTATTTTAAAACTCCAACCAACTTCATTTCAAGCTATTCCCCCTGCTTTCCTGCATGGTATTTTAGTTGAGCAGAGCAATGTTGCAAAATTGAGCCTTTTGCCTTGTTTTCAAGCATGAAAAGGAGACTGACAACTTCTGTTCTTTCCCTGCACTGGGTAAAAATATGTCGGGAGTATTGTAATCTCTTCCTTTTTTGTTTAAGCTCTTAGCCTATTTTTGATGCTGCTAAAACTTTATTTTTGGCTTTAAAGGCAATGAAAACCAAAACAGCTGTTGAGAAGATGTCATGGTATTTTCTATATTATCCatagttgttttattttattaattttaaaataaatatcccTGGTAAGGGGACACTAGTCAACTACTTGTTAATTGGCCCCCCAAACATCAGTTTATCTGCAACTATTCCTGGTGGTGATGCATCTCGCGATGGGAGCTGTGTGATTCAAAGGTGAGCACGGCTAATTAGGCAATGTGCCAGTCTGCCGTGCCATTTAGGATTAAAATATTAATCTTTCATTTAgttgtaatttaattaatttaattaatttgtaggTGAGGGAGCATCTGTTTACTATTTTCCTTAGATCTGAATACCATAATGTTCTCTTACAGTTTTTCCTCTTTCCAATTTCTTGCGATTTAGGTTCGATTGGTTACTGACACGGTGACAAATAAGCCCAAGGGTTACGCATTCATTGAATACCTTCACACAAGAGACATGAAAGGTTGATACTGGTTTTATGCTACGATCTgtcattattttttgtattacatTTTATTTACTCTTTGTTAACTATACAGCTGCTTATAAACAAGCTGATGGTAGAAAAATTGAGGGCAGAAGGGTGCTTGTGGATGTTGAACGTGGGAGGACTGTTCCCAATTGGCGACCTCGCCGTCTAGGTGGTGGGCTTGGCACTACTAGAATGGGGGGTGAAGAAGTTAATCAACATCACTCTGGGAGGTAAATTGTCTAATTGCTACCCTCTAATAAAACTtcattctttctttatttttacacTTGTTTGGTCTTATCTGAATGTCTGATATAGAATAATAGCAATTGAAACTGTTAAAGTTGATGAATATTTTCACATTATTTGATTGTGCTTATGGTgcttcatgttttcttaggtatAAATTTAGTTGGTATTGTATTTGACAGAAAGTGTCTGCAGTTGCCACTATGAAAATGATCCTCTGGCCAACTTTGGAATTATGTGATTTTCTAGCATGGAATTTTTTGTCATTCTTCATATGGTTGTATATATGAATAGAGCTCAAGTAAAATGTCTATCTGTCACTATCCATGAGCCATTCCTTCTCAAGAAGTATAAGTCAACTCTTCTCCTGAAATAAAAGATTTAAGTGACTCAAGAAATTAtcttcaattaatattttttcttgaCTTTTGTATTCCCTACTTGACTAGTAACACTATTTTATATCCCAGTTGAAGGGAAATCCTAACGTAACCTTATTTGTTCAGGGATCAGCTGCAGTCAGGACCTTCTCGTTCTGAGGAACCTAGAGTGCGTGAGGATCGGCACGGTGATCGGTAACAGTTACAGTAGTGTTTTGCTATGTTTCTGCTTCACTCCTAtcttgtttttggcattcaatAAATCACTGCTGATCCCACATTTTCTTTTTGGTAAAAAGGGAAGGATGCTGTTGTTTCTAGGCATAGATTTAAAAAATTCTTTCGTCCAAAGATTTTATAATCCATTTAAATTAACTGCTAGTCTGCTACTTGCTGATATTTAGGGACAGAGAAAAGTCACGGGAAAGAGGTAAGGACAGAGATAGGGATCGGGAACGGTCACGTGAACACTCTAGTGATAGGGGAAGGGATCGTGATTATAGGGATGATAGGCATCACAGAGACCGGGATAGGCATAGGGACAGGGATAGGGACAGGGACAGAGAGAGAGACCGTGACCGTGATCGAGATAGAGGACGTGACCGTGATCGCGACCGGGATCGTGAACATGATCGTCATCGTGACAGGGATAGGGATTATGAAGTTGGGGAAACCGATAGGGGACGCTCACATGACAGGGAAACTGATTATGATCATCATGAATTCAAACATGATAAAGACCGTCATGGTGAGAGAGATCGCGACTATGAACCGGAGGATGATCGTGGGTGGTACAATCAATCTGCACATGGACATAGGCATGCAGATCCTGACCATAATCCTGATTCCTTTGACCACTATGAACGTCATCGAGGACGAGGGCAATATGATTATGGTGATGACCAAGGTAACGATTACAATCAGTATCCTGATCATGATAGGATGGAAGATGACTGTCCCACTGAGAGGGCAACATCTGAACCCCGTGAAAGGGAGAGAAATCGAGATATGGACCGTGAATACCGACGCTCAGAGAGGTCCCATTCTCGGGAGTACGATTACTAGGAATTTGAGCGTAACACATCTCAACTTCACTGGTAAtattcattgctttcaattcagTGTTCCTCTTAGCTAGTTATGGTTACTTGGTGTAGATCTGGTTCCACTGGTTAGCT is a window from the Arachis hypogaea cultivar Tifrunner chromosome 1, arahy.Tifrunner.gnm2.J5K5, whole genome shotgun sequence genome containing:
- the LOC112798232 gene encoding U1 small nuclear ribonucleoprotein 70 kDa; protein product: MGDYSNDPLMRNQNAAVQARTKAQNRANVLQLKLIGQSHPTGLTANLLKLFEPRPPLEYKPPPEKRKCPPLTGMAQFVSKFAEPGDPEYAPPKPVVETPAQRRARIHKLRLEKGAAKAAEELEKYDPHSDPNVSGDPYKTLFVARLSYETTESRIKREFESYGAIKRVRLVTDTVTNKPKGYAFIEYLHTRDMKAAYKQADGRKIEGRRVLVDVERGRTVPNWRPRRLGGGLGTTRMGGEEVNQHHSGRDQLQSGPSRSEEPRVREDRHGDRDREKSRERGKDRDRDRERSREHSSDRGRDRDYRDDRHHRDRDRHRDRDRDRDRERDRDRDRDRGRDRDRDRDREHDRHRDRDRDYEVGETDRGRSHDRETDYDHHEFKHDKDRHGERDRDYEPEDDRGWYNQSAHGHRHADPDHNPDSFDHYERHRGRGQYDYGDDQGNDYNQYPDHDRMEDDCPTERATSEPRERERNRDMDREYRRSERSHSREYDY